From the genome of Vicia villosa cultivar HV-30 ecotype Madison, WI linkage group LG2, Vvil1.0, whole genome shotgun sequence, one region includes:
- the LOC131653997 gene encoding uncharacterized protein LOC131653997 isoform X1 codes for MANEVATRRDLLQRWRSIEEEEGDADDDDHTRLHLHKEKWFADAYKFLIALPTQSHIWCGSWDIMGPLLETFYNYYKDHRKQSPLRQLWNRISNEMRNCLQCISQHHQAQDMYTMEYDSTSIAPLLDILRKLDYERVTSHLTDINARITGKDYDSARDNAHVVNVLYEVLMFPILLDYQPLFTEFELFVEAIDNKHELALSGHQQFPGVYALLFCKRSVRSVGYRLAGSMGRVRSAVDLEPLQPLLKKFIGCLEADTLPLAMETSTPKTPLDRMSIWIGIKSLLGFLDPPAFEEGILENYPFFLDIVLNHISGDSLEFSHAVTCLRLLFEMLGCKLWLSSTLSPSAMRNTLLGQCFHIRNEKIHIDIFGLFQPFLQSLEALHDGEHEKQRRHFLYFLLHQVPASSNFSILTRRLACQMALLIVHRGYKMSPPCPPFECAHMWGPSLVSSLKDSSLHSSLRQPAFDLIQTIIVSDATALIYSVLNCCVTRSTGSSMAYEFPKLDDESDDIWPSSILDGKEQDCNSSWSEFNVQSGIASQECQDWMCIPMLWVDVLVDTSPSILPLSFSKAVFWARSRFPMVEFESSAEMMPPVRSCLSSFAAEISTSFGWKVPTGSNDGGDGNKTKNSVEVLTMSVPLIRTFNRFTTHFLVQMRQGELRSQWIWEPLMSQSLILSLLDPNDDVRQFGKSMLEQVSDTRGLSCGLKFLCSYRPSLHATILGLKHAMKLVQLDSVLLKFHALHHFWFLLCKLLKDEGALGPELLENRHGDSSVPKFSSQGGFLKQPAFDSLPVDIDKHVVNVELKIKETFSRLLSEMAWPVFCRCLVKGKEFIDYNFCQMTCVRLLEILPVLVEKLCQFGGEELRNFTMLVKNKLGVKWIHNLMEWGKSMLKVVIIYWKRALTYLLNLFKGSCNKTSASAIMIIENLITSNGYTLEELTEHVSRLTMSLSSEDSHNFQEENAKFKSSLTRSLTFKNNFLRSDIHSSSTEDKDLQILDSEVMTGKKDTETIVILSDDEFEPNVFSNAILSVSETGQNLSDGNIMPHTAGNSSPASDHAIQNVAYMKTSKEIKEAFQKKDTAEPFSLPSQKQDSGNLRNKLAVASYVDSKGPESCKREGISKSKDRVNSIKSSVETVSTKSLNRTGSNIASKISDTLSCSGNKVLSDFRDSEDDPLETALKSVGRTQLYVPKPTSILKRQVIQLKTTLENRSGSLHKAGDQTRRFKPPSLDDWYKPILEIDYFTIVGLSSARKDESRAVNKLKEVPVCFQSAEQYVEIFRPLVLEEFKAQLQNSFLEMSSWEEMFYGSLSVMSIERIDDFHIVRFVHDDGDSATCKSFSENDFVLLSKDPPQKSNQDIHMLGKVERREKDNKRSLSIIIIRFYFQNGSSRLNQARRNLTERSKWHGCRIMSITPQIREFHALSSVKHIPLLPLILNPVKDSFCRGEYKVDLSKLCQSLQQTLRSSFNVTQLQAISVSVGRAKANKTVELSLIQGPPGTGKTRTIVAIVSVLLASPLHKMNGLKNPLDENMTQNSFSTNSRPKINQSVAIARAWQDAAVARQLVDDGQSSSKSSENGARRRILICAQSNAAVDELVSRISSPGLYGSNGKMYKPYLVRVGNAKTVHQNSLPFFIDTLVDQRIAEDRMHSKDGKNDLRVDSSAVLRSNMEKLVDSIRFYETKRANLRDGDSDVKSRMGDETKMSDAEIEKKLCKLYEQKRQIYKDLRNVQAQEKKANEETKTLRHQLRKSILREAEIVVTTLSGCGGDLYGVCSERMLSSKFRGPSEHTLFDAVVIDEAAQALEPATLIPLQLLKSNGTQCIMVGDPKQLPATVLSNVASKFRYECSMFERLQRAGHPVIMLTEQYRMHPDICKFPSLHFYENKLLNGSQMSSKSAPFHQTEGLGPYVFYDIIDGREAHGKNSGAMSLCNENEADAAVEILRFFKKRYPSEFIGGRIGIITPYKSQLSLLRSRFLNAFGSSTIADVEFNTVDGFQGREVDILLLSTVRAAHSSTATSQINSSSIGFVADIRRMNVALTRAKLSLWILGNARTLQTNNNWAALVKDAKERNLIMTAKMPYHSMFKTTNSKRVFENSDNHARPLKHEKKAKDNGHNVPKKVVNDNHTLVGKNKCVSEVKGRNKGSRDESNFSVLEKDSLTKERDSKNKHVYIKKDTVCVDAEREDKHKMKMSLGKTPSSKRQSKFQNSKNDLDYPVEKTGGGHKASNPSKSEKLSMYPGVDRSSSTEVSTSSMKGCHGERDTNNKGKASNQSMVAEISKRKKQREAVDAILNSCLISTKKDERSTIVSAKRPISSSGADRSIRPPKKRSVRPDE; via the exons ATGGCGAACGAAGTTGCTACCAGACGAGACCTACTCCAAAGGTGGAGAAGCATCGAGGAAGAAGAAGGGGACGCTGACGATGATGATCACACTCGCCTCCATCTCCATAAAGAgaaatg GTTTGCTGATGCATATAAATTTCTAATTGCCTTGCCTACTCAAAGTCATATATGGTGTGGTTCCTGGGATATAATGGGCCCTCTTTTGGAGACTTTTTACAATTACTACAAAGACCACCGGAAACAATCACCTCTTAGGCAGTTATGGAACAGAATCTCCAATGAAATGCGCAACTGCCTGCAGTGTATTTCCCAGCATCATCAAGCCCAAGACATGTATACTATGGAGTATGACTCtacctccattgctcctcttcttGATATCTTACGAAAGCTTGATTATGAGAGGGTCACATCGCACCTGACTGATATCAATGCAAGAATAACAGGGAAAGACTATGATTCTGCACGCGATAATGCTCATGTTGTTAATGTCTTGTACGAG GTATTGATGTTCCCAATTCTCTTAGATTATCAGCCTCTGTTCACTGAGTTTGAGTTGTTTGTCGAGGCTATTGATAATAAGCACGAACTGGCTTTGTCTGGCCATCAACAATTTCCG GGAGTGTATGCATTGCTTTTTTGTAAGAGAAGCGTTCGTTCTGTTGGATACCGCCTAGCAGGATCAATGGGAAGAGTAAG GAGCGCAGTAGACTTGGAACCTCTTCAACCATTGCTTAAGAAATTTATTGGCTGTTTAGAGGCAGATACTTTGCCATTGGCTATGGAGACTTCAACACCAAAAACTCCACTGGATCGCATGTCCATATGGATTGGTATCAAATCACT ACTCGGTTTCTTGGATcctccagcttttgaagaagggaTATTGGAAAATTATCCCTTTTTTCTTGATATTGTACTCAATCATATTAGTGGcgattcacttgaattttcacatGCTGTTACTTGCTTGAGACTACTTTTTGAAATGCTCG GCTGTAAGCTTTGGTTAAGCTCTACACTTTCTCCAAGTGCAATGCGCAACACTCTACTTGGTCAGTGCTTCCATATTCGCAATGAGAAAATCCATATAGATATTTTTGGTCTATTCCAACCCTTTCTACAG TCTCTTGAAGCTTTGCATGATGGGGAGCATGAAAAGCAACGTAGGCATTTTCTCTATTTTCTCCTTCATCAAGTGCCAGCAAGCAGTAACTTCAGCATTCTAACAAGAAGATTGGCATGTCAG ATGGCACTTCTTATTGTACACCGAGGTTACAAGATGAGCCCTCCTTGCCCTCCTTTTGAGTGTGCGCATATGTG GGGACCCTCGCTCGTCTCATCTTTGAAGGACTCCTCACTTCACAGTTCTCTGAGGCAACCTGCTTTTGACCTTATACAGACAATCATAGTATCAGATGCTACTGCTTTAATATATTCAGTGCTGAATTGCTGCGTAACTCGTAGCACTGGTAGCAGCATGGCATACGAGTTCCCTAAATTGGATGATGAAAGTGATGATATTTGGCCGTCATCTATTCTAGATGGCAAAGAGCAGGATTGTAATAGTTCTTGGAGTGAATTCAATGTGCAGAGTGGTATAGCCTCTCAAGAGTGTCAAGATTGGATGTGCATTCCAATGCTATGGGTTGATGTTTTAGTTGATACCAGTCCGTCAATTCTTCCACTTTCATTTTCCAAAGCTGTTTTTTGGGCACGATCTCGTTTTCCGATGGTAGAGTTTGAGAGTAGTGCTGAAATGATGCCTCCAGTCAGATCTTGCCTTTCATCTTTTGCTGCAGAAATATCAACTTCGTTTGGGTGGAAAGTTCCAACTGGATCTAATGATGGTGGTGATGGAAACAAAACCAAGAACTCAGTGGAAGTGTTGACTATGTCTGTTCCTCTAATAAGAACATTTAACAG GTTCACTACACATTTTCTGGTTCAGATGAGACAAGGAGAACTTCGAAGTCAGTGGATTTGGGAACCACTTATGAGTCAAAGCTTGATCCTTTCACTATTGGATCCAAATGAC GATGTTAGACAGTTTGGAAAGTCTATGTTGGAACAAGTTTCAGATACCCGTGGTCTTTCTTGTggtttgaagtttctttgttCTTACAGACCCTCGTTGCATGCAACTATTTTGGGACTTAAACATGCTATGAAACTG GTCCAACTGGATTCTGTTCTGTTGAAGTTTCATGCTTTACATCATTTTTGGTTTCTTTTATGCAAATTACTCAAAGATGAGGGTGCACTTGGCCCAGAGTTGCTCGAAAATAGACATGGTGATTCAAGTGTGCCAAAGTTCTCTTCACAAGGCGGGTTTTTGAAACAGCCAGCTTTTGATTCTCTGCCTGTGGATATTGATAAACATGTTGTCAACGTTGAACTAAAAATAAAGGAAACATTTAGTCGCTTACTATCTGAAATGGCATGGCCTGTTTTCTGTAGGTGCCTGGTAAAAGGCAAGGAATTCATTGATTACAATTTCTGCCAG ATGACTTGTGTTCGGTTGCTCGAGATTCTCCCTGTTCTTGTTGAAAAACTCTGCCAATTTGGTGGAGAAGAGCTTAGAAATTTCACAATGCTGGTCAAAAATAAATTGGGTGTCAAATGGATTCACAATCTCATGGAATGGGGAAAGTCAATGCTAAAAGTTGTAATTATTTATTGGAAGCGAGCACTTACTTATTTACTGAATCTGTTCAAAGGTTCTTGTAATAAAACTTCTGCGTCAGCAATCATGATCATTGAAAATCTTATTACAAGCA ATGGTTATACCTTGGAAGAATTGACAGAACATGTCTCTCGCCTGACCATGTCTCTATCTAGTGAAGACTCTCATAATTTTCAGGAGGAAAATGCGAAGTTCAAATCATCATTAACTAGAAGCCTGActtttaaaaataactttttaagGTCTGATATTCATTCCTCATCCACAGAAGATaaagacttgcaaattttggACTCTGAAGTGATGACTGGCAAAAAAGATACGGAAACTATAGTTATTCTTTCAGATGATGAATTTGAACCAAATGTGTTTTCTAATGCCATTTTATCAGTTAGTGAGACAGGTCAAAACTTATCTGATGGCAACATAATGCCTCATACTGCTGGTAATAGTTCACCAGCATCTGACCATGCAATCCAGAATGTTGCTTATATGAAAACTTCTAAGGAAATAAAGGAGGCCTTCCAGAAAAAGGATACTGCTGAACCTTTCAGTCTTCCTTCTCAGAAACAAGACTCTGGTAATTTACGCAATAAGCTTGCAGTTGCTTCATATGTTGATTCAAAGGGCCCGGAGAGTTGTAAGAGGGAAGGAATTTCAAAATCCAAGGATAGGGTCAATTCGATAAAATCTTCTGTTGAAACTGTTAGTACTAAGAGTTTGAATAGAACAGGCAGTAATATAGCTTCCAAAATTAGTGACACTCTGTCATGTTCTGGTAACAAAGTTTTAAGTGATTTTCGGGATTCTGAAGATGACCCGCTAGAAACTGCATTGAAGTCTGTGGGGCGTACCCAGTTGTATGTACCAAAGCCCACTTCAATTTTGAAAAGACAAGTTATTCAACTAAAAACTACTCTTGAAAACAGATCCGGTAGTCTTCATAAGGCAGGGGACCAAACGAGAAGATTCAAGCCACCAAGTTTGGATGATTGGTATAAACCTATTCTTGAAATAGATTATTTTACAATAGTTGGTTTGTCATCTGCAAGAAAAGATGAAAGCCGAGCTGTTAACAAATTAAAGGAAGTTCCTGTATGTTTTCAATCAGCTGAACAATATGTGGAAATATTCCGACCATTAGTTTTGGAGGAGTTTAAAGCACAACTTCAAAATTCTTTTCTTGAGATGTCTTCATGGGAGGAGATGTTTTATGGAAGCCTTTCTGTGATGTCAATAGAGAGAATTGATGATTTTCATATTGTTCGTTTTGTCCATGACGATGGTGATTCTGCAACATGCAAGAGCTTTTCAGAAAATGACTTCGTTTTGCTATCGAAAGATCCTCCACAAAAATCTAATCAGGATATTCACATGCTTGGAAAG GTTGAAAGGCGTGAGAAAGACAATAAAAGAAGTTTAAGTATCATTATCATACGGTTCTATTTTCAAAACGGTTCTTCTCGTTTAAATCAAGCTAGAAGAAATCTCACTGAACGAAGTAAATGGCACGGATGCCGAATAATGAGCATTACCCCCCAAATTCGAGAATTTCATGCACTGTCATCTGTAAAACACATTCCGTTACTTCCGCTCATTCTAAATCCTGTCAAGGATTCCTTTTGTCGTGGTGAATATAAAGTAGATCTCAGCAAGTTGTGCCAGTCATTGCAGCAAACTCTGAGGTCATCGTTTAATGTCACTCAACTCCAAGCAATAAGTGTTTCTGTTGGAAGGGCGAAGGCAAATAAAACTGTTGAGTTATCTCTTATTCAGGGTCCTCCTG GAACTGGGAAGACACGTACTATTGTTGCAATTGTCAGTGTCCTTCTAGCTTCTCCTCTACATAAGATGAATGGTCTAAAAAATCCGTTAGATGAAAACATGACCCAAAATTCTTTTTCCACCAATTCAAGACCTAAGATTAACCAGAGTGTTGCCATTGCGAGGGCATGGCAGGATGCAGCAGTGGCTAGGCAATTGGTTGATGATGGCCAGAGTTCATCAAAATCTTCCGAAAACGGTGCGAGACGAAGGATTCTTATCTGTGCTCAATCTAATGCTGCTGTAGATGAATTGGTATCAAGAATTTCTAGCCCTGGTCTTTATGGAAGTAATGGAAAAATGTACAAGCCTTATCTTGTGAGGGTTGGAAATGCTAAAACAGTCCATCAAAATTCACTCCCATTCTTTATTGATACACTTGTCGATCAACGTATAGCAGAAGATAGGATGCATTCAAAAGATGGGAAGAATGATTTGAGGGTAGATTCATCAGCAGTGTTGCGGTCTAATATGGAGAAACTGGTTGATTCTATCAGGTTCTATGAAACCAAACGTGCTAACTTAAGGGATGGTGATTCTGATGTTAAAAGTCGCATGGGGGATGAGACAAAAATGTCTGATGCTGAAATTGAAAAGAAGTTATGCAAACTGTATGAGCAAAAAAGGCAAATATATAAAGATCTTCGGAATGTTCAGGCTCAGGAGAAGAAAGCCAATGAAGAAACCAAGACTCTTAGGCATCAGCTGCGGAAGTCTATACTAAGGGAAGCTGAGATAGTGGTAACTACATTGAGTGGATGTGGTGGAGACCTTTATGGAGTTTGCTCCGAGAGAATGTTAAGCTCCAAGTTTCGGGGTCCTTCTGAACATACCCTTTTCGATGCTGTTGTAATTGATGAAGCTGCCCAA GCTCTTGAGCCAGCTACTCTAATTCCTCTTCAGCTTTTAAAATCAAATGGAACCCAATGTATTATG GTTGGTGACCCAAAGCAGCTTCCTGCAACCGTCTTATCAAATGTTGCAAGTAAATTTCGTTATGAGTGCAGCATGTTTGAACGTTTACAAAGGGCTGGGCATCCTGTTATTATGCTTACTGAACAG TATAGAATGCATCCCGATATATGCAAGTTTCCTTCGTTGCATTTCTATGAAAACAAATTACTAAATGGTAGCCAAATGTCTAGCAAGTCAGCACCATTTCATCAGACCGAGGGTCTTGGGCCTTATGTATTCTATGATATTATTGATGGTCGGGAGGCTCATGGAAAAAACTCTGGTGCAATGTCGCTTTGTAATGAAAATGAAGCTGATGCTGCGGTTGAAATACTAAGATTTTTCAAGAAAAG ATACCCATCTGAGTTTATTGGTGGAAGAATTGGCATTATTACACCATACAAATCTCAACTTTCTCTTCTGCGGTCTCGTTTTCTTAATGCATTTGGATCTTCAACCATAGCTGACGTTGAATTTAACACCGTGGATGGTTTCCAAGGTAGAGAGGTTGATATATTGTTACTTTCTACGGTTAGAGCAGCTCATTCTAGCACTGCTACATCTCAAATAAACTCAAGCTCTATTGGATTTGTTGCTGATATAAGACGGATGAACGTTGCCTTGACAAGGGCCAAGTTATCACTTTGGATTTTGGGTAATGCGAGAACTTTACAGACAAACAATAACTGGGCAGCTCTTGTTAAAGATGCCAAAGAGAGAAACTTGATCATGACAGCTAAGATGCCATATCATTCAATGTTCAAAACTACTAATAGTAAGCGTGTTTTTGAAAATTCTGATAATCATGCAAGACCATTGAAGCATGAGAAGAAGGCTAAGGATAATGGCCACAATGTACCAAAAAAAGTTGTTAATGACAATCATACCCTTGTGGGGAAAAATAAATGTGTTTCTGAAGTCAAGGGCAGGAATAAGGGTAGTCGGGATGAGAGTAATTTTTCAGTTTTGGAAAAAGATTCCCTGACCAAAGAAAGAGATTCCAAAAATAAGCATGTTTACATAAAGAAGGATACAGTATGTGTAGATGCTGAAAGAGAAGATAAACATAAAATGAAGATGAGCTTGGGAAAGACACCCTCAAGTAAAAGGCAATCCAAGTTTCAAAATTCAAAGAATGACTTAGACTATCCGGTGGAAAAAACAGGTGGTGGACATAAGGCATCAAATCCTTCAAAGTCAGAAAAACTGTCTATGTATCCTGGAGTGGATAGGAGCAGTTCTACAGAAGTTTCTACTTCCTCAATGAAAGGATGTCATGGCGAAAGAGATACAAACAATAAAGGGAAAGCTTCTAATCAAAGTATGGTTGCTGAAAtttcaaaaaggaaaaaacaGCGTGAAGCTGTTGATGCTATTCTTAACTCATGTTTGATATCTACGAAGAAGGATGAGAGATCTACAATAGTTTCTGCAAAAAGACCCATTTCCTCATCTGGTGCGGACAGGAGTATCAGACCACCTAAGAAAAGAAGCG TGCGACCTGATGAATGA